Proteins found in one Verrucomicrobiia bacterium genomic segment:
- a CDS encoding YggS family pyridoxal phosphate-dependent enzyme, giving the protein MNFAPSAAEALEAVCRKILEAQEKSGRKQGVQIVAVTKNVSIERVQEAIEAGLSTFGENRLQEALPKIKALGKTASWRMIGHLQTNKVKKAVEFFDTVDSVDSFELAAEISRAAGLRKRVMPVLLEVNTSSEPSKYGFPPEKLVSEAEKIAALQNLSVEGLMTVGPFTEEEQKQRAAFALLRQLFEEIERRKIFGPLFRHLSMGMSADYPVAVEEGSTMVRLGTALFGPRKMDRAESPSALPAERGSLGG; this is encoded by the coding sequence ATGAATTTCGCTCCGAGCGCGGCGGAAGCCCTGGAAGCCGTCTGCCGGAAGATTCTGGAGGCGCAAGAAAAATCGGGGCGGAAGCAAGGGGTTCAAATCGTAGCGGTGACCAAAAACGTGAGCATTGAACGCGTGCAGGAAGCGATTGAGGCGGGGCTTTCAACGTTTGGAGAAAACCGTCTTCAGGAGGCGCTGCCGAAAATCAAAGCACTCGGGAAGACGGCAAGCTGGCGGATGATCGGGCATTTGCAGACCAACAAGGTAAAAAAGGCCGTGGAGTTCTTCGACACCGTCGATTCGGTCGACTCGTTTGAATTGGCGGCGGAAATTTCCAGGGCGGCCGGATTGCGGAAGCGTGTAATGCCCGTGCTTTTGGAAGTGAACACCTCCAGTGAGCCGTCGAAATACGGCTTTCCGCCGGAAAAACTTGTTTCCGAAGCGGAGAAAATTGCCGCTCTGCAGAATCTTAGCGTGGAGGGCTTGATGACCGTGGGGCCTTTTACGGAAGAGGAACAAAAACAGCGCGCCGCCTTCGCTTTATTGCGGCAGCTTTTTGAAGAAATCGAAAGACGGAAAATTTTCGGCCCGCTTTTCCGGCATCTCTCCATGGGGATGTCGGCCGATTACCCGGTCGCCGTGGAGGAGGGTTCGACGATGGTGCGGCTGGGGACGGCGCTTTTCGGGCCGCGTAAAATGGATAGGGCAGAAAGCCCCTCGGCTCTCCCCGCCGAGCGGGGCTCACTCGGGGGATGA
- a CDS encoding DUF2007 domain-containing protein: MYCPRCKTEYPEGREECQECGTLLELHPPKEEELHEQNSNYRFVPLRQNLSPLYAEMLREALDNEGIPALVKTSGIGAAYFGFQYVTAPNPAAPVSVLVPEERLGEAEAVAEQILPEKELSGVEFPEGLD; encoded by the coding sequence GTGTACTGTCCGCGTTGCAAAACCGAATACCCGGAAGGCCGGGAGGAATGCCAGGAGTGCGGCACGCTTTTGGAGCTGCATCCCCCAAAGGAAGAAGAGCTGCATGAACAGAATTCAAACTACCGTTTCGTGCCGTTGCGCCAGAACCTAAGCCCGCTCTACGCCGAAATGCTGCGCGAGGCCTTGGACAACGAGGGGATTCCCGCCTTGGTGAAAACCTCCGGCATCGGCGCCGCCTACTTCGGCTTCCAGTACGTCACCGCCCCCAATCCGGCCGCCCCCGTCTCCGTCTTGGTGCCGGAGGAGCGCTTGGGGGAGGCGGAAGCCGTCGCCGAGCAGATCCTTCCGGAGAAGGAGCTTTCCGGCGTCGAATTCCCGGAAGGGCTGGATTAG
- a CDS encoding flavodoxin family protein, whose translation MKKPLLLALNGSPVPESSTEILLKEFCRGARSAGFAVEWVDLNRQKIMPCQSCGESPEPSLCFFDDDMTPLYEKFLASRLVVVASPIYFDSVSAQVKLFIDRMNCARPLAQKKSREIYLKKRRLGRRGGFVILAGGEDPKFQGALWVVKGFFIWAGTHPEGHLLYSPNSFEAGLVKKEKKILKEAFEKGKKLALKWKN comes from the coding sequence GTGAAAAAACCGCTGCTTCTGGCTTTGAACGGCAGCCCGGTGCCGGAATCTTCAACGGAGATTCTTCTCAAGGAATTTTGCCGCGGGGCCCGCTCGGCCGGGTTTGCCGTCGAGTGGGTTGATTTGAACCGGCAAAAGATCATGCCCTGCCAAAGCTGCGGGGAGTCGCCGGAGCCCTCACTTTGTTTTTTCGACGACGATATGACCCCCCTTTACGAGAAGTTTTTGGCCAGCCGGTTGGTCGTCGTCGCCTCGCCCATCTACTTCGACTCGGTTTCGGCCCAGGTCAAACTCTTTATCGACCGGATGAACTGCGCAAGGCCTTTGGCCCAAAAGAAAAGCAGAGAAATTTATCTAAAAAAAAGGAGGCTGGGACGCCGGGGGGGGTTCGTGATTTTGGCGGGCGGGGAGGACCCCAAGTTTCAGGGTGCGCTGTGGGTCGTGAAAGGATTTTTCATCTGGGCGGGAACGCATCCGGAAGGGCATTTGCTGTATTCCCCGAACAGCTTCGAAGCCGGCCTGGTCAAGAAGGAAAAGAAAATCTTAAAAGAAGCGTTTGAAAAAGGGAAAAAACTGGCCTTGAAGTGGAAAAATTAA